One stretch of Mangifera indica cultivar Alphonso chromosome 9, CATAS_Mindica_2.1, whole genome shotgun sequence DNA includes these proteins:
- the LOC123224681 gene encoding glutamate decarboxylase 1 has translation MVLSKTASESDVSVHSTFASRYVRASLPRFKMPENSIPKEAAYQIINDELMLDGNPRLNLASFVTTWMEPECDKLIMAAINKNYVDMDEYPVTTELQNRCVNMIAHLFNAPLGDSETAIGVGTVGSSEAIMLAGLAFKRKWQNKRKAEGKPYDKPNIVTGANVQVCWEKFARYFEVELKEVKLRDGYYVMDPQKAVEMVDENTICVAAILGSTLNGEFEDVKLLNDLLTEKNKQTGWDTPIHVDAASGGFIAPFLYPELEWDFRLPLVKSINVSGHKYGLVYAGIGWVVWRNKEDLPEELIFHINYLGADQPTFTLNFSKGSSQVIAQYYQLIRLGYEGYKNIMENCRENMIVLKEGLEETGRFNIVSKDNGVPLVAFSLKDNSCHDEFEVSDMLRRFGWIVPAYTMPPDAQHVTVLRVVIREDFSRTLAERLVVDIQKVLHELDTLPARIKAKIAAAADENTNVNATAETLAPKKSDEQWKREITTFWRKCVMEKKKMNGVC, from the exons GTTCAAGATGCCGGAAAACTCGATCCCGAAGGAAGCGGCGTACCAGATCATTAACGATGAGCTAATGTTGGATGGAAACCCTCGGTTGAACCTGGCATCCTTTGTGACGACGTGGATGGAACCTGAGTGCGATAAGCTCATTATGGCTGCCATTAACAAGAACTATGTTGACATGGATGAGTACCCCGTCACCACTGAGTTACAG AATCGGTGCGTGAATATGATAGCACATCTTTTTAATGCACCACTCGGAGATTCAGAGACCGCAATTGGGGTTGGGACTGTGGGATCATCTGAGGCCATTATGTTGGCTGGCTTAGCTTTTAAAAGGAAATGGCAGAACAAGAGGAAAGCCGAGGGCAAACCATACGATAAGCCCAACATTGTCACCGGAGCCAACGTTCAG GTATGCTGGGAGAAATTTGCAAGGTACTTCGAGGTGGAGCTGAAGGAGGTGAAGCTAAGAGATGGATACTATGTTATGGACCCTCAAAAGGCAGTTGAAATGGTAGACGAGAACACTATTTGTGTTGCTGCTATTCTTGGTTCCACTCTCAACGGAGAATTCGAAGATGTTAAGCTTTTGAATGATCTCTTGACTGAGAAGAACAAACAAACTGG atGGGACACTCCAATCCATGTTGATGCTGCCAGCGGTGGTTTTATTGCTCCATTTCTTTACCCAGAGCTTGAGTGGGATTTCCGGTTGCCATTGGTGAAGAGCATTAATGTGAGCGGGCATAAGTATGGACTTGTCTATGCTGGGATTGGATGGGTTGTTTGGAGGAACAAAGAGGACTTGCCTGAAGAACTCATCTTCCATATCAACTATCTTGGAGCTGATCAACCTACCTTCACTCTTAACTTCTCTAAAG GTTCTAGTCAAGTTATTGCTCAGTACTATCAACTCATCCGATTGGGTTATGAG GGTTACAAGAACATCATGGAAAACTGTCGTGAAAATATGATAGTGCTGAAAGAGGGACTGGAGGAAACAGGGCGATTCAACATAGTTTCAAAAGACAACGGGGTGCCTTTAGTTGCATTTTCTCTTAAAGACAACAGCTGCCACGACGAATTCGAGGTTTCAGACATGTTGAGGCGGTTCGGATGGATTGTGCCTGCATACACAATGCCCCCAGATGCGCAGCACGTGACAGTGCTCCGCGTAGTCATAAGAGAAGACTTCTCCCGCACATTGGCTGAGCGTCTAGTTGTGGACATTCAGAAAGTTCTGCATGAGCTTGACACTCTTCCGGCAAGGATCAAGGCCAAGATTGCAGCAGCCGCTGATGAAAACACAAACGTAAACGCCACTGCTGAAACTTTGGCTCCTAAGAAAAGTGATGAGCAGTGGAAGAGGGAGATTACAACGTTTTGGAGGAAGTGTGtgatggagaagaagaagatgaatggAGTCTGTTAA